The Balearica regulorum gibbericeps isolate bBalReg1 chromosome 5, bBalReg1.pri, whole genome shotgun sequence genome window below encodes:
- the FCF1 gene encoding rRNA-processing protein FCF1 homolog, whose product MGKQKKARKYAVMKRMISLRDQRINEKERAKAPVKKKEDPSAIKEREVPQHPSCLFFQYNTQLGPPYHILVDTNFINFSIKAKLDLVQSMMDCLYAKCIPCITDCVMGEIEKLGQKYRVALRIAKDPRFERLPCMHKGTYADDCLVQRVTQHKCYIVATVDKELKRRIRKIPGVPIMYISRHRYNIERMPDDYGAPRF is encoded by the exons GGGGAAGCAGAAGAAGGCGCGGAAATACGCGGTCATGAAGCGCATGATCAGCCTCCGGGACCAGCGCAT TAACGAGAAGGAGCGGGCGAAAGCCCCCgtgaagaagaaggaggacccGAGTGCCATCAAGGAGCGGGAGGT cccccagcatCCCTCTTGTTTGTTCTTCCAGTATAACACGCAGTTGGGCCCCCCTTATCACATCCTGGTTGACACTAACTTCATCAACTTCTCCATCAAGGCCAAGCTGGACCTAGTGCAGTCAATGATGGACTGTCTCTATGCCAAGT GTATTCCATGTATCACAGATTGTGTAATGGGTGAAATTGAGAAGTTAGGACAGAAGTACCGTGTGGCATTAAG AATTGCCAAGGACCCTCGGTTTGAACGCTTGCCATGCATGCACAAAGGAACCTACGCAGATGACTGCTTGGTACAGAGGGTCACGcag cacaAGTGTTATATTGTGGCCACAGTGGATAAAGAGCTCAAACGGAGAATACGAAAAATCCCAGGAGTGCCTATAATGTATATTTCCAGGCACAG gtACAATATTGAGAGGATGCCAGATGACTATGGAGCTCCTCGATTCTAA